Below is a genomic region from Fulvia fulva chromosome 5, complete sequence.
GCGAGACGTTAGCTACAAATACTCATAAGCTCAGCACAAGCATGACTTACTCTCGCAGCCGAAGATGACTGGCAGATCCCAAAGCTTGGCCATGTTGAAAGCTTCAAATACTTGACCCTGGTTGCTGGCACCGTCACCGTACAAGCTCAAGGTGACGTTCTTCTTGTCCTCGTACTTGTTCGCAAATGCAATACCGGCACCAACGGGCACTTGGGCACCGACAATACCGTTGCCACCGTAGAATCCAGTGGAGAACATGTGCATAGAGCCACCCTTGCCGTATGCGATACCCTCTCTTCGGCCGAGTAGCTCACCAATGATTGATCGAACTGTGCCTCCACGCATCATGGCGAAACCGTGGCATCGGTAGGCGGTGATGATGTGGTCCTGCTTGGTGATGGCGTGTTCGATACCGACTGCGACAGCTTCCTGGCCGGTGGACAAGTGACAGAAACCGCGAATCTTCTTTTCCTTGTACAGTCTGTCGGCGGCCATTTCCATTCGTCTGGGATATACCGTTAGCCGTGACCCCCTGGTGATATGTCTTCTCCCCCACATACCGGACTGCGACCATGTCGTAGTACATCTGCTTCAGCTCTTTCTTGGTGGTGTCGAGGGTGTATGAAGGCGGGTCCATCTCATATGTCTCGAATGCCTCATCGTTGAGTCGGACCTGGAAAGGCTTGTCGTCTTCCTGAGCTGCGGGTTAGCTGGAATACATATCACCATAATCGCAATGGTAATCCGTACTGAAGGAACATCGCTCTTCTCAACGTGACTGCTTGCGGCGTCGGTGGTGACGGTCCTCACTGCGGGAGTGAGCCTGGCGGCATTGTGTCTGATGGGCGCGGCGAATGCGCGCGGCGCGAATCTGGACAACATCCTCAATGGCCCCTGCTGTGAGATGTGAGGCAGGGAGAGGAGGTGGAGGTGGTCGTGGAGGAGGTGTTGGAAGTGGCGAGATAGGTGAGGTGTTGTGAGCTCCAGCACTGCTGCTAGCTAGCTCAAAGACCTTCGTTGAGGTGAATTTGTCGGGAATCGGGACACTTCCCGTCTGTTTCCGAGCTGCGGTCCGTCCGAATGGGTTCAAATTAGATCAGCAGCACGACTACTTCCAAGCACTCCACTTGGCATTGCTATCTCGAACTACATGTACATCTCTTGGTGTCTCATCGCGCCTAATTGTTAGTGAGGACGTCCAACGAACGGCCTTATCACATTGACCGGATTCGACGAAATCAATCGACATGTGCTATCAAGCCTGCCACGTGCCCGGCAGAGCAGTGGCGCCCAGCAGGATTGGGCAACGCCGGGCGGCCAGGACTCTTGGAGACGACGAAGCGCCTTGCGACAACCAGGACCGTCGCCATCCATCAACTTCGTGGTATCGCGACCATGTCCATACGTCTATTTGCAGCCACTGTCATCACGTGCCTTGTCAAAACGGCCACCGCAGCCCAACAACAAAGGAATGCATCATTTTGCAGCAGACCCTCCGCAAGGTCATCCTGGGCCTTATCCGCGTGAACTTTCACTTTATCCGCGTGAACTTTCGCTACATCCACGTTTTGCATACCTGCTTGAGACAACGCCCAACTCCCACTGAGCCACTCGCAGCAATGCTGGCAGCAAACAAAGTAGGTCATATCCACCAAAGAGCCAAGGTTTGCGTCGCTCTTGTCTTGGATGCTGCACACTCCCCCTGCTCTTTGTTCTGCCTCCGGTCTTACTTGTCTTGCCTTACCCTGTCCGGGGCTGCAACTCCCAGCATCCATGTGAAGGCCAGCAAGCTTCCAGAGTCAGGAACAAACCCGGTCTTCCCCCATCATGCCTTCTAATCTCCTCTCGTACTCTGCTTCTTTTAATCAACAGTCCGCGAAGAAAGACGCACAACAGCACCAATCTTGGGACCGCAGATTTGCTTGGGACTTTTACGATCCCATCATGGACCCTTTTGATGACAATATCGATTCATTCGAAGTACCACCATCGTACGACTCCCTCCGCCGTGGCACAACCACACATAAAACTCCTTCAGATTTGGCGCTCATACCTGCCGACCGCTTCTTCGCCGAACCATGCCTACCACCAGTATTGAACTACTTTGTACGCGTTGAGGACATTCCCACGCCATGGAAGCTGCTCACAGGCCCATCAATGACGAACGCGACACTACATCACAACCCAGACCCTCTGCGAAAGAAGCGCTACAGGGTCATATACCCACCACAGTACGAAGACGTGTACCTCCACAAAACCACATGGGCCGCAAACACAGACAGTCTCCCGCGCTACTACGTCGAACTGCTCGGCAACACACGCTACGAGCCCGAACCGATCGCCATCCTCGGCCCAACAGACCACGACGACTCCCTCACGAACGAAGCCAAAAACGTCGCCATAGCCCACGCGCCCAAAGTCCTCTCGCGCGTCGAGGACAGCGTCACGCAGACGCGACGATTCGCAGTGTTCTGCGAGATGGAGTACTTTAGCTGGGACTGGGATTGCAAGACGGCTGCCGCAAAGGGAGATATGAAGGCGCTGATAGGCAAGGCGAAGAAGCAGTGCTGTCGGACGGTGCGGCTGGTGGAGAAGCTGGAGAAGTATCTGGAATATGTTGGAAAGAAAGAGGAATATGCGAAAGTCGTGCGCGACATGGGAAAGAGCATTCTGGAGGCGAATATCAGGCTGGCGCGATTGCGGCTTTGAAAGGCATGGGTAGGAATGATTTCTTTGAGTTATGATACCAGGCTGGGTTCTCTTTGGATTTTTTTTTTCGCAGCCCACGGGCTGGGTTGGGTATACAAGGCGTAGACATGAGGGATATCTAACAGGGAGTGCTAATTCATCATAGACCTAATGCATTGCTGCGAACGGCATCTAGCGAAGAATGGACAGTGACAAGCTAATCACGGTTCATGTTCAATGACGAAGCTGTCATTTGAACAAGGCGTGCCAGGAACTTGGTTCGTGGGCGCACGGCGAGTGTGTGTACGTTCGCTTGCTCCGATCTCATTCCTCGCATGTCGACGGAGATTGGCCCTCGTGCCCGGTTCTTGGGAAAAGTGGCTTCGTGCCTTCCTGCCTTGAAGTTCCTTCTACTTGCGACTTTCCTGCTTTCCTGCTTTCCTGCATTTGCCTGATCGGACGGAACCTTATTTCCACCTCATTCTTGTTCGAACGCTGAGACAACAAAACATCACCTCCACGACCGACATCACCTCTTCCATCATCGACTGTACGCAGGCCATGCCGTTGGGAGCGGCACTTGCCAGCTAGCACCGCTCTTTCGCGCGTCAAACCATGTTACTGCGGCTGTACACGCGACTCAGCTCAGTCAGCTTCCATTCCATACATGATAAGGCTCGATGAGCCGACGATACTTCCTCATTGGCTTTATTCCGCTGTCCGCGTTCGAAAGATGCGTCTCATCAATATCTTCACGGAGGAATTGAAGACATTCTATAGTGCCGAAATACCACCATATGGCATACTTTCTCATCGCTGGGGCGATCAAGAAGTGTCATTGAAGACATATCAGGCAGACCAGCAGCATGGACGTCAACGACAATCCAAGGTCACGGATTTTTGCACTCATCTCCGCGATGTGACCTACACACAGGAGCCAGTCGAGTGGGCGTGGGTCGACACGTGTTTCATCAACAAGGAGAGCAGCGCAGAACTGACCGAATTTATCAACTCAATGTACCAGTGGTACGCCTATGCGACGCTCTGTGTGGTGCACTTGGCAGACGTGACCATCGTGCCATGCGCGCGGAAATGCAAGCGTCGCTGCCAGTCGTGTCGTCTTTCGAATCAGCAGTTTGCAGACTCGCGCTGGTTTCGTCGTGGCTGGACGTTACAGGAGCTGATAGCACCGCGCAAGTTGAAGTTTGTTTCTGCAGACTGGCAGGATCTGGGACTGAAGCAAGGCCCGTGGTCTCATAGGGTCCAGCCGTTCCTCAACAGAATCACAGCCATTACATGCATCCCAAGCAAGTTCTAATGGACCCGGAGGCATTGAATGGGTTCAGTATCGCTCAAAAGTTGAGCTGGATGGCCCGACGCGCGACATCCAGAGAGGAGGATATCGCCTACTGCCTTCTTGGCCTCTTGGGAGTTAACATGCCGCTGCTCTATGGTGAGGG
It encodes:
- a CDS encoding Pyruvate dehydrogenase E1 component subunit alpha, mitochondrial, giving the protein MLSRFAPRAFAAPIRHNAARLTPAVRTVTTDAASSHVEKSDVPSEDDKPFQVRLNDEAFETYEMDPPSYTLDTTKKELKQMYYDMVAVRRMEMAADRLYKEKKIRGFCHLSTGQEAVAVGIEHAITKQDHIITAYRCHGFAMMRGGTVRSIIGELLGRREGIAYGKGGSMHMFSTGFYGGNGIVGAQVPVGAGIAFANKYEDKKNVTLSLYGDGASNQGQVFEAFNMAKLWDLPVIFGCENNKYGMGTAANRAAALTDYYKRGQYIPGLKINGMDVLAVKAAVQHGKEWCANGNGPLVHEYVTYRYGGHSMSDPGTTYRTREEIQRMRSTNDPIAGLKQKLIEWGVTSEEELKGIDKEARSHVDEEVAAAEAMEPPPATPEVLFEDIYVRGSEPQFLRGRIPEENFYYPERELQIPKSPAQTLAPGESSL
- a CDS encoding Vegetative incompatibility protein HET-E-1 → MRLINIFTEELKTFYSAEIPPYGILSHRWGDQEVSLKTYQADQQHGRQRQSKVTDFCTHLRDVTYTQEPVEWAWVDTCFINKESSAELTEFINSMYQWYAYATLCVVHLADVTIVPCARKCKRRCQSCRLSNQQFADSRWFRRGWTLQELIAPRKLKFVSADWQDLGLKQGPWSHRVQPFLNRITAITCIPSKF